The following proteins come from a genomic window of Canis lupus baileyi chromosome 20, mCanLup2.hap1, whole genome shotgun sequence:
- the LOC140611555 gene encoding uncharacterized protein: MVPTCVHTGTLWAWTHVHTKEEHVVGGKRQTIPDRHNGFSGVKTREEWKVVSEPSFEQHQEPQGCGCFECWRRWCHRQTQRLRELFRRRCRSSTWDKGWRRRREEEDIPHTPVVIRKEPSTANGDLQGFKAERASALRKNRICPTTPSRRELLEQQVEELVPALLRFDNLSIFEFLNYLVEYGTPEEVLDLLFAKYRYIVASCKNEGILDQWEITMSSFLTIWLDYYEEDFHDPPEFPALTKLLNFTGQYLPGSVLDCRAVCYLWRFRNLHQAEFVGGDDTLSLDPEQHPEPPQEHARAPTVGPAAPLGSEGMELVPAAGAESLAQAMMPAAVFKPRYVVGPLNHCPDLEELPATLGDLEAKWAPPPAIELIDVPEQPPHSVEQPASDPEQHPEPPQEPA; this comes from the exons GCAAGAGGCAGACTATCCCCGACAGGCACAACGGCTTCTCCGGGGTGAAAaccagggaagaatggaaagttgtgtctgaacccag TTTTGAGCAACACCAGGAACCCCAGGGATGCGGCTGCTTCGAATGCTGGAGACGCTGGTGCCACCGTCAAACCCAACGCCTCAGGGAGCTTTTCAGGAGGCGCTGTAGG AGCTCCACATGGGACAAGGGGTGGCGGCGGAGGCGGGAGGAAGAGGACATCCCCCACACACCGGTGGTGATCAGGAAGGAGCCCAGCACAGCTAACGGAGACCTGCAAGGGTTCAag gctgAAAGGGCCTCAGCCCTGAGGAAGAATCGGATCTGCCCAACCACCCCCAGCCGGAGGGAGCTGCTGGAGCAGCAGGTAGAAGAACTGGTGCCCGCCTTGCTGCGCTTTGATAACCTGTCCATATTTGAATTCCTTAACTATTTGGTGGAATATGGCACCCCTGAAgaggtgctggacctgctgttTGCAAA ATATCGATACATCGTAGCTTCCTGCAAGAACGAAGGAATCCTGGACCAGTGGGAAAT caccATGTCCTCCTTCCTGACCATCTGGCTGGACTACTATGAGGAGGACTTCCACGATCCCCCAGAATTTCCTGCCCTGACAAAGCTGCTGAACTTCACGGGGCAGTACTTGCCAGGCTCAGTGCTCGACTGTCGTGCCGTGTGTTACCTTTGGCGTTTCAGAAATCTCCATCAAGCGGAGTTTGTGGGTGGAG atGATACTCTGTCTTTGGACCCTGAGCAACACCCTGAACCACCCCAGGAGCACGCCCGAGCTCCGACGGTGGGGCCTGCTGCACCTTTAGGGTCTGAGGGGATGGAGCTGGTCCCAGCTGCTGGAGCTGAGAGCTTGGCCCAAGCCATGATGCCAGCTGCTGTGTTCAAGCCAAGATACGTGGTCGGACCTCTGAATCACTGTCCTGACCTGGAAGAGCTACCTGCAACCCTAGGAGACCTGGAGGCCAAATGGGCCCCACCACCGGCTATCGAGCTCATCGATGTGCCGGAGCAGCCGCCTCACTCAGTGGAGCAACCGGCTTCAGACCCCGAGCAACACCCTGAACCACCCCAAGAGCCCGCCTGA